In one Massilia endophytica genomic region, the following are encoded:
- the astB gene encoding N-succinylarginine dihydrolase: MPNAREFNFDGLVGPSHNYAGLSFGNVASFNNVKSASNPKQAALQGLAKMRALAARGFAQAVLPPQDRPNFRLLRSVGFTGSDSEVLAKAYKESPVILACAYSASPMWTANAATVSPSADTADRRVHFTPANLNNKLHRAHEHVQSARALRAIFADERHFAVHDALPGTPAFGDEGAANHTRLCSAHGADAVEMFVYGRVEFDAAAPAPRRYPARQTLEASEAVARLHGLNAARTVYVQQNPDVIDQGVFHNDVIAVGNANVLFYHEQAFADEQGALFQLRQAMAGVDAELTPIRVDTGMVPVQDAVKSYLFNSQLLSKEGGRMALVIPQECQEVESVARYLEGLVRGGGPVDELIHFDLRQSMRNGGGPACLRLRVALTDEEARAMHQGVIMTEALYHQLVAWVEKHYRDHLEPKDLADPALAIEVNAALEELTRILGLPGLYDL; this comes from the coding sequence ATGCCTAACGCACGCGAGTTCAATTTCGACGGCCTGGTCGGGCCTTCGCACAACTATGCCGGGCTCTCCTTCGGCAACGTGGCCTCCTTCAACAATGTGAAGAGCGCCTCCAACCCGAAGCAGGCAGCCTTGCAGGGCCTGGCCAAGATGCGTGCGCTGGCCGCGCGCGGCTTCGCCCAGGCGGTGCTGCCGCCGCAGGACCGTCCCAACTTCCGCCTGCTGCGCAGCGTGGGCTTCACGGGCAGCGATTCGGAGGTGCTGGCCAAGGCCTACAAGGAGTCGCCCGTCATCCTGGCCTGCGCCTACTCGGCCTCGCCGATGTGGACGGCCAATGCGGCCACCGTCAGCCCTTCGGCCGACACGGCCGACCGCCGCGTGCACTTCACGCCTGCTAACCTGAACAACAAACTGCACCGCGCACACGAGCATGTGCAGTCGGCCCGTGCCCTGCGCGCCATCTTCGCGGACGAGCGCCATTTCGCCGTCCACGACGCGCTGCCCGGCACGCCCGCTTTCGGCGACGAGGGCGCGGCCAACCACACCCGCCTGTGCTCTGCCCATGGCGCGGACGCCGTCGAAATGTTCGTCTACGGCCGCGTGGAGTTCGACGCCGCAGCGCCTGCGCCAAGGCGCTATCCCGCCCGCCAGACGCTGGAAGCTTCGGAAGCGGTGGCGCGCCTGCACGGCCTGAACGCGGCGCGCACCGTCTACGTGCAGCAGAATCCGGACGTGATCGACCAGGGCGTCTTCCATAACGACGTGATCGCCGTGGGTAACGCCAACGTGCTGTTCTACCACGAGCAGGCCTTCGCCGACGAGCAGGGCGCGCTCTTCCAACTGCGCCAGGCCATGGCAGGCGTGGATGCCGAATTGACGCCCATCCGTGTCGATACCGGCATGGTGCCGGTGCAGGATGCGGTGAAGAGCTACTTGTTCAACAGCCAGCTGCTGTCGAAAGAGGGCGGCCGGATGGCGCTGGTGATCCCGCAGGAATGCCAGGAAGTGGAATCCGTGGCGCGCTATCTCGAAGGATTGGTGCGCGGCGGCGGTCCGGTCGATGAGCTGATCCACTTCGACCTGCGCCAGAGCATGCGCAACGGCGGCGGGCCCGCCTGCCTGCGCCTGCGCGTGGCGCTGACCGATGAGGAGGCGCGCGCCATGCACCAGGGGGTCATCATGACCGAAGCGCTGTATCATCAGCTGGTTGCCTGGGTCGAGAAGCACTACCGCGACCATCTGGAACCGAAGGACCTGGCCGATCCCGCGCTGGCGATCGAGGTGAACGCCGCACTGGAGGAACTGACCCGCATTCTGGGCCTGCCAGGCCTGTATGATTTGTAA
- the astD gene encoding succinylglutamate-semialdehyde dehydrogenase produces the protein MSEQALSNFINGQWKAGSGAELVTINPANGKQTWASRESTAADVAQAAEAAHAAFEAWAYRPLEERIAIVTKFRDLLKENAEELALLIAEEVGKPMWEARTEVTTMANKVDISIQSYGARTGETHNKVADGEAVLRHRPHGVFAVFGPYNFPGHLPNGHIVPALIAGNTVVFKPSEYAPRTAVKTVQLWEKAGVPAGVINLVNGGRETGVALGQNPLIDGVLFTGSSQTGAALHKQFGGQPGKLLALEMGGNNPLVVWDVKDIDAAVFMAISSAFISAGQRCTCARRLVVQDTAQGHAFIQRLVEVASKITVGESNAEPQPFMGPVVSAAVAEKLLQAQKDMVAKGGRLLLEMKQLQPGTGFVSAGIVDVTDAKGIPDEEWFGPLLQIVRVKDFDTALKVANNTDFGLAAALLSNDDALWQKFQLRARAGIVNWNRPTTGAASSAPFGGVGKSGNHRPSAYYAADYCAYPVASIENSALEMPAKLSPGLHF, from the coding sequence ATGTCTGAGCAAGCACTGAGCAATTTCATCAACGGCCAATGGAAGGCCGGCAGCGGCGCCGAACTGGTGACCATCAACCCCGCCAACGGCAAGCAGACCTGGGCCAGCCGCGAGTCCACCGCCGCCGACGTGGCGCAGGCCGCCGAAGCCGCCCATGCCGCCTTCGAAGCGTGGGCCTACCGTCCGCTGGAGGAGCGCATCGCCATCGTCACGAAATTCCGCGACCTGCTGAAGGAAAACGCGGAAGAGCTGGCGCTGCTGATCGCCGAGGAGGTGGGCAAGCCGATGTGGGAAGCGCGCACGGAAGTGACCACCATGGCCAACAAGGTGGATATCTCCATCCAGTCCTATGGCGCGCGCACGGGCGAAACCCACAACAAGGTGGCCGACGGCGAGGCCGTGCTGCGCCACCGTCCGCACGGCGTGTTCGCTGTTTTCGGTCCCTACAACTTCCCCGGCCACCTGCCGAACGGCCATATCGTGCCTGCCCTTATCGCCGGTAACACGGTGGTGTTCAAGCCGAGCGAATACGCCCCGCGCACCGCCGTGAAAACGGTGCAGCTGTGGGAAAAGGCGGGCGTGCCTGCCGGCGTCATCAACCTGGTCAACGGCGGCCGCGAAACGGGTGTGGCCCTGGGCCAGAATCCGCTGATCGACGGCGTGCTGTTTACGGGCAGCAGCCAGACCGGCGCCGCCCTGCATAAGCAGTTCGGCGGCCAGCCGGGCAAGCTGCTGGCGCTGGAAATGGGCGGCAACAACCCGCTCGTGGTGTGGGACGTGAAGGATATCGACGCCGCCGTCTTCATGGCGATCTCCTCGGCCTTCATTTCGGCAGGCCAGCGCTGCACCTGCGCGCGCCGCCTGGTGGTGCAGGATACGGCGCAGGGCCATGCCTTCATCCAGCGCCTGGTGGAAGTGGCCTCGAAGATCACCGTCGGCGAATCGAACGCCGAACCCCAGCCCTTCATGGGCCCTGTGGTATCGGCCGCCGTGGCGGAGAAGCTGCTGCAGGCGCAGAAGGATATGGTCGCCAAGGGCGGCAGGCTGCTGCTGGAGATGAAGCAGCTGCAACCGGGCACCGGCTTCGTTTCCGCGGGCATCGTGGACGTGACCGACGCCAAGGGCATTCCGGACGAAGAATGGTTCGGCCCCCTGCTGCAGATCGTGCGCGTGAAGGACTTCGATACCGCGCTGAAGGTTGCCAACAACACGGACTTCGGCCTGGCCGCCGCGCTGCTCTCGAACGACGACGCCTTGTGGCAGAAGTTCCAGCTGCGCGCCCGCGCCGGCATCGTGAACTGGAACCGCCCGACCACCGGCGCGGCCAGCAGCGCGCCGTTCGGCGGCGTCGGCAAATCAGGCAACCACCGCCCGAGCGCCTACTACGCGGCCGACTACTGCGCCTATCCTGTCGCCTCCATCGAGAACAGCGCGCTGGAGATGCCCGCCAAGCTGTCGCCCGGCCTTCACTTCTGA
- the astA gene encoding arginine N-succinyltransferase: protein MLVVRAINANDLNALYSLATQVGTGMTTLKPDMKMMGERLETACASFAETIPPEQRDYMFVMEDTSNGRLAGVCAIKGAVGLTEPFYNYRIGTLVHSSRELNVFTKMDTLYLSNDLTGSSELCSLFLHPDYRQGHNGKLLSKSRFLFIAQFPHLFTQKLIAEMRGFQAEDGSSPFYEGLGRHFFKMDFHHVDDLTALGKKSFIAELMPRQPLYIAYLPQSAQDVVGKVHLSTAPARRLLEQEGMHYEGYVDIFDAGPVLQARVSELRAIRDSELAVVERDTDVAHACAPANPEPTLVSNTTLKDFRMIVTQATPANGKIDLGAVEQKLLHTQPGETVRTLSLNVRKNANV, encoded by the coding sequence ATGCTAGTTGTACGCGCCATCAACGCCAACGACCTGAATGCCCTGTACAGCCTCGCCACGCAGGTCGGCACCGGCATGACCACGCTCAAGCCCGACATGAAGATGATGGGCGAGCGCCTCGAAACGGCCTGCGCCTCCTTCGCCGAAACCATTCCGCCCGAACAGCGCGACTACATGTTCGTGATGGAGGACACCAGCAATGGCCGCCTCGCGGGCGTGTGCGCCATCAAGGGCGCCGTGGGCCTGACCGAGCCTTTCTACAATTACCGCATCGGCACCCTGGTGCATTCGAGCCGCGAGCTGAACGTGTTCACGAAGATGGACACGCTCTACCTCTCGAACGACCTTACGGGCAGCAGCGAACTGTGTTCGCTCTTCCTGCATCCGGACTACCGCCAGGGCCACAACGGCAAGCTGCTGTCGAAGAGCCGCTTCCTGTTCATCGCCCAGTTCCCGCACCTGTTTACGCAAAAGCTGATTGCGGAAATGCGCGGCTTCCAGGCCGAAGACGGCAGCTCGCCCTTCTACGAAGGCCTGGGCCGCCACTTCTTCAAGATGGACTTCCACCATGTGGACGACCTGACGGCGCTGGGCAAGAAGTCCTTCATCGCGGAGCTGATGCCGCGCCAGCCGCTCTACATCGCCTACCTGCCGCAGTCCGCGCAGGACGTGGTGGGCAAGGTGCACCTGTCCACGGCGCCTGCGCGCCGCCTGCTGGAGCAGGAGGGCATGCACTACGAGGGCTATGTCGATATCTTCGACGCGGGCCCGGTGCTGCAGGCCCGTGTGTCCGAACTGCGCGCCATCCGCGACAGTGAACTGGCCGTGGTGGAGCGCGATACCGACGTGGCGCATGCCTGCGCCCCTGCCAATCCCGAACCGACGCTGGTGTCCAACACCACGCTGAAGGATTTCCGCATGATCGTTACGCAGGCCACGCCCGCGAACGGCAAGATCGATCTCGGCGCCGTCGAGCAGAAGCTGCTGCACACGCAGCCTGGCGAGACCGTGCGCACCCTGTCACTCAACGTGAGGAAGAACGCGAATGTCTGA
- a CDS encoding arginine N-succinyltransferase has product MYVVRPVELGDIAALESLAAVTMPGVHTLPKTREKIAQAVERSIASFSAQVDIPSEESYLFVLESLATRKICGTAAIFASAGSNGTYFSFRNDVIQQVSRDLNISHSVHALTLCSELTAYSQLSSFYVDEEALHGPEAALLSRSRLLFAVRAPQRFGDRFFVPLAGVTDEKGGSPFWDALGRKFFKMDFLDAERTIGGARNRTLIVELMPHYPVYVPLLPGDAQAAMGQIHPSGELAFNLLTSEGFEADEYIDIFDGGPILQAHKHSLRTFTSSMQLRVENAVPARGGDVTYAVAAGTGQNFRAVTIRGHALEGGDSIGLSADVQDLLRVSPGDAVTCVRI; this is encoded by the coding sequence ATGTATGTAGTCCGTCCGGTAGAACTTGGGGATATTGCGGCGCTTGAATCGCTCGCCGCAGTGACCATGCCGGGTGTCCATACCTTGCCCAAGACGCGCGAGAAGATCGCGCAGGCAGTCGAGCGTTCGATTGCCTCGTTCTCGGCCCAGGTCGATATCCCAAGCGAGGAATCGTACCTGTTCGTGCTGGAGTCCCTGGCCACGCGCAAGATCTGCGGCACCGCCGCCATCTTCGCGTCCGCCGGTTCCAACGGCACCTACTTCTCCTTCCGTAACGACGTGATCCAGCAGGTCTCGCGCGACCTGAACATCAGCCACAGCGTACACGCGCTGACCCTGTGCTCCGAACTCACGGCCTATTCCCAGCTCTCCAGCTTCTACGTGGACGAGGAGGCGCTGCATGGTCCCGAGGCGGCGCTGCTTTCCCGTTCGCGCCTGCTGTTCGCCGTGCGCGCGCCGCAGCGCTTCGGCGACCGTTTCTTCGTGCCCCTGGCCGGCGTCACGGACGAAAAGGGCGGCTCGCCCTTCTGGGACGCGCTGGGCCGCAAGTTCTTCAAGATGGATTTCCTGGATGCCGAGCGCACCATCGGCGGCGCGCGTAACCGCACCCTGATCGTGGAGCTCATGCCCCACTATCCCGTCTACGTGCCGCTGCTGCCGGGCGATGCGCAGGCAGCGATGGGCCAGATCCATCCATCCGGGGAACTGGCCTTCAACCTGCTCACGTCCGAAGGCTTCGAGGCCGACGAATACATCGACATCTTCGACGGCGGCCCGATCCTGCAGGCCCACAAGCACTCGCTGCGCACCTTCACGTCCTCCATGCAACTGCGCGTGGAGAACGCCGTGCCCGCGCGCGGCGGCGACGTCACCTATGCGGTGGCTGCCGGAACAGGGCAGAACTTCCGCGCCGTGACCATACGCGGCCATGCGCTGGAGGGCGGCGACTCGATAGGCCTGAGCGCCGATGTGCAGGACCTGCTGCGCGTGTCGCCGGGCGACGCCGTGACCTGTGTACGTATCTGA
- a CDS encoding acetylornithine/succinyldiaminopimelate transaminase, translating to MNAKLDSSVTTRPVTRQTFDEVLVPTYAPANMVPVRASGLDLWDQNGKHYLDFTSGIAVASLGHCNPILIEALTRQANTLWHLGNGYTNEPVLRLGLAITEATFADRAFFCNSGAEANEAALKLARRHAHTKFGPNKSRIVSFLNSFHGRTLFTVSVGGQSKYTEGFEPLPPSIDHLPYNDIEAARAAITDDVCAVIVEPVQGEGGVMPGNPEFLKELRALCDKTGALLIFDEVQCGMGRTGSLFAYMGYGVTPDILTSAKALGNGYPVAAMLTTDELGKTLAVGTHGTTYGGNPLAATVALTVLNTINQPAFLARVKEASLNLIAKLEQLVKDYPQVFHAVRGAGLLLGLVVAEPFKGRSKDIQRAAEAEGLMILIAGTDVVRLAPALIVTDAQIAEADRLLRLALDGMIKAA from the coding sequence ATGAACGCCAAGCTTGATTCGTCTGTAACCACCCGCCCTGTCACCCGGCAGACTTTCGATGAAGTCCTCGTGCCGACTTATGCACCGGCAAACATGGTTCCAGTCCGAGCATCCGGCCTGGATCTGTGGGACCAGAACGGCAAGCATTACCTGGATTTCACCTCCGGTATCGCCGTCGCTTCCCTCGGCCACTGCAACCCCATCCTGATCGAGGCGCTCACCCGCCAGGCCAACACCCTGTGGCACCTCGGTAACGGCTACACCAACGAGCCGGTGCTGCGCCTCGGCCTGGCCATCACGGAAGCGACTTTCGCCGACCGCGCCTTCTTCTGCAATTCCGGCGCCGAAGCCAATGAGGCCGCGCTGAAGCTGGCCCGCCGCCACGCCCACACCAAATTCGGCCCGAACAAGTCGCGCATCGTGTCCTTCCTGAATTCCTTCCACGGCCGCACGTTGTTTACCGTGTCCGTGGGCGGCCAGTCCAAGTACACCGAAGGCTTCGAGCCGCTGCCGCCGTCGATCGACCACCTGCCGTACAACGACATCGAAGCCGCGCGCGCCGCCATCACCGACGACGTGTGCGCCGTGATCGTGGAGCCCGTGCAGGGCGAGGGCGGCGTCATGCCGGGCAATCCGGAGTTCCTGAAGGAGCTGCGCGCCCTGTGCGACAAGACCGGCGCCCTGCTGATCTTCGACGAAGTCCAGTGCGGCATGGGCCGTACCGGTTCGCTCTTCGCCTACATGGGCTACGGCGTGACTCCGGACATCCTGACCTCGGCCAAGGCCCTGGGCAACGGCTACCCTGTCGCCGCCATGCTGACCACCGATGAACTGGGCAAGACCCTGGCCGTCGGCACCCACGGCACCACCTACGGCGGCAACCCGCTGGCAGCGACCGTGGCCCTGACCGTGCTGAATACGATCAACCAGCCCGCCTTCCTGGCGCGCGTGAAGGAAGCAAGCCTGAACCTGATCGCCAAGCTGGAACAGCTGGTGAAGGATTATCCGCAGGTGTTCCACGCCGTGCGCGGCGCCGGCCTGCTGCTGGGCCTCGTGGTGGCGGAGCCCTTCAAGGGCCGCTCCAAGGATATCCAGCGCGCCGCCGAAGCCGAAGGCCTGATGATCCTGATCGCAGGCACCGACGTGGTGCGCCTGGCGCCTGCGCTGATCGTGACCGACGCCCAGATCGCCGAGGCTGACCGCCTGCTGCGCCTGGCCCTGGACGGCATGATCAAGGCTGCGTAA
- a CDS encoding GlxA family transcriptional regulator translates to MSFDELSRLAQEPTLHVLLVNAGEADSLGWSGLAQPLRLAQRLAGQRLQLDILTPSQAAADLSTQWHIALLAADEQQTPLAPQLSRALVERLRSADWWGGVGGAVLWLAEAGVLGGVRIALPWSLYSETEDITSRAILTPNIYALDGRHLSCCGGAASIDFSLTLIEALLGAGVQAEVKEALCIERVRGPEERQRVALQARFGALQPKLSEAVTLMEANIEEPLSTDDIAGLVGLSRRQLERLFKQYLGSLPSRYYLELRLQRARQLLRDTNHSIVQVGLMCGFSSGSHFSTAFGALFGNTPREERQRKLASR, encoded by the coding sequence ATGTCCTTCGACGAACTCTCCCGCCTGGCCCAGGAACCCACGCTGCATGTCCTGCTGGTGAACGCGGGCGAGGCGGACAGCCTGGGCTGGTCCGGCCTGGCGCAGCCCCTGCGGCTGGCCCAGCGCCTGGCGGGCCAGCGCCTCCAGCTCGACATTCTCACCCCCAGCCAGGCCGCGGCCGACCTCAGCACCCAGTGGCACATCGCCCTGCTGGCGGCGGACGAGCAGCAGACGCCTTTGGCTCCCCAGCTCAGCCGCGCCCTGGTCGAACGCCTGCGTTCGGCGGACTGGTGGGGCGGGGTGGGCGGCGCGGTGCTGTGGCTCGCCGAGGCGGGCGTGCTGGGCGGCGTGCGCATCGCCCTGCCGTGGTCGCTGTACTCGGAAACGGAAGACATCACCTCGCGCGCCATCCTCACGCCCAATATCTACGCCCTGGACGGCCGCCACCTCAGCTGCTGCGGCGGCGCCGCCAGCATCGACTTCAGCCTGACCCTGATCGAAGCCCTGCTGGGCGCCGGAGTGCAGGCCGAGGTCAAGGAAGCGCTCTGCATCGAGCGCGTGCGCGGCCCCGAAGAGCGGCAGCGGGTAGCGCTCCAGGCCCGCTTCGGCGCCTTGCAGCCCAAACTGTCCGAGGCGGTAACGCTAATGGAAGCCAACATCGAAGAGCCCCTGTCGACGGACGACATTGCCGGGCTGGTGGGCCTGTCGCGCCGCCAGCTGGAGCGGCTCTTCAAGCAATACCTGGGCAGCCTGCCCTCGCGCTACTACCTCGAGCTGCGCCTCCAGCGGGCGCGGCAGCTGCTGCGCGACACCAACCATTCCATTGTGCAAGTGGGCCTCATGTGCGGCTTCAGCTCCGGCTCCCACTTCTCCACCGCCTTCGGCGCCCTGTTCGGCAACACCCCCCGCGAAGAACGCCAGCGCAAGCTCGCCTCCCGCTAA
- a CDS encoding DMT family transporter — protein sequence MPSHARGILALLIVTIVWGTTFPAMKDMTGYLSANWIVLSRFGIASLLLLPFVIRAAWKDLHYGFLAGVLLFFCYLCQVEGLALTTSNRNAFICGLNVLVVPLLGIAMGKWPDRRIVVALALAVAGLFALCWEGSFSWGRGDTLALLAALSFGVYIKVMEVFSRKAERLMTLTAAQIMTVAVFAGLWILLREMPRGPVDVAQDRADYWAYILQGLKLYSVNLVYLGVVATAAIISLQTWGQSHATANEAAVIYAFEPGCAAIFAYFWLGETLGWTGLLGAALLISGMIVSQWNTPERPPSSLAPE from the coding sequence ATGCCCTCCCATGCGCGCGGTATCCTTGCCCTGTTGATCGTCACCATCGTCTGGGGCACCACCTTCCCGGCCATGAAGGACATGACCGGCTACCTCTCGGCCAACTGGATCGTGCTGAGCCGCTTCGGCATCGCCAGCCTGCTCCTGCTGCCCTTCGTCATCCGCGCCGCGTGGAAGGACTTGCACTATGGCTTCCTGGCCGGGGTGCTGCTCTTCTTCTGCTACCTGTGCCAGGTGGAAGGCCTGGCCCTCACCACCTCCAACCGCAACGCCTTCATCTGCGGCCTGAACGTACTGGTCGTCCCCCTGCTGGGCATTGCCATGGGCAAATGGCCGGACCGCCGCATCGTGGTGGCGCTGGCGCTGGCCGTCGCGGGCCTCTTCGCCCTGTGCTGGGAAGGCAGCTTCTCCTGGGGGCGCGGCGACACGCTGGCCCTGCTGGCGGCCCTGAGCTTCGGCGTCTACATCAAGGTGATGGAAGTGTTCTCGCGCAAGGCCGAGCGGCTCATGACCCTGACGGCGGCCCAGATCATGACGGTGGCCGTCTTCGCCGGGCTCTGGATACTGCTGCGCGAAATGCCGCGCGGGCCGGTGGACGTGGCCCAGGACCGGGCCGACTACTGGGCCTACATCCTGCAGGGGCTGAAGCTGTACTCGGTGAACCTCGTCTACCTGGGCGTGGTGGCCACGGCCGCCATCATCTCCCTGCAAACCTGGGGCCAGAGCCATGCCACGGCCAACGAGGCGGCCGTGATCTACGCCTTCGAGCCCGGCTGCGCGGCCATTTTTGCCTATTTCTGGCTGGGCGAAACCCTGGGCTGGACGGGCCTGCTCGGCGCGGCCCTGCTGATCTCCGGTATGATAGTGAGCCAATGGAACACCCCCGAGCGGCCCCCGAGTTCGCTCGCACCCGAGTAA
- a CDS encoding MarR family winged helix-turn-helix transcriptional regulator, whose amino-acid sequence MGERYLKSIRLLAECMQAFERLSGQHVRECGLTHAQFDIIATLGNTPGMPYKELGERTLITKGTLTGVIERLEEKGLVERERSADDKRSFFIRLTPQGEKLFAQVFPYVVAKGAELFASVQETEFAALERELSHLKQVLARAGA is encoded by the coding sequence ATGGGCGAACGCTATCTGAAAAGTATCCGCTTGCTGGCCGAGTGCATGCAGGCTTTCGAACGCCTGTCGGGACAGCATGTGCGTGAGTGTGGGCTGACCCACGCGCAGTTCGATATCATAGCCACGCTGGGAAATACGCCCGGCATGCCGTACAAGGAGCTGGGCGAGCGCACGCTGATCACCAAGGGAACGCTCACCGGCGTGATCGAGCGCCTGGAGGAGAAGGGCCTGGTCGAGCGCGAACGCAGCGCGGACGACAAGCGCTCCTTCTTCATCCGCCTCACGCCCCAGGGGGAGAAACTGTTCGCCCAGGTCTTTCCCTATGTGGTGGCGAAGGGCGCTGAACTGTTTGCTTCCGTCCAGGAAACAGAGTTCGCCGCGCTGGAGCGGGAGCTGTCCCATCTCAAGCAGGTACTGGCCCGGGCCGGCGCCTGA
- a CDS encoding HDOD domain-containing protein: MDRLDIFKVLIAEAQRGEMVFPANVNASLRLQEALADPDCHVDLAARLIAADPLLAARTVAIANSVAYNRSGTEISSVRSAVQRLGVRTLQTLVAALLVRQIGSRIEDSSLRARAGQLWEHTAHTAALAQVIARRVTHVDPDTAMFAGVVHEVGGFYLLSRAEEFPGVADGEPEEWVMHGEVEIGRLVLERLMVPESVRRAVEAMWTGLRALPPETLGDTLLLADDLAPVASPLHTRSGATSPLAARTIDFVVGDGTLHEILAESRSDVQSLYAVLML, translated from the coding sequence ATGGACCGACTGGATATCTTCAAAGTGCTCATCGCCGAGGCGCAGCGCGGCGAGATGGTGTTCCCTGCCAATGTGAACGCCTCTCTGCGCCTGCAGGAAGCGCTGGCCGACCCCGACTGCCACGTGGATCTCGCCGCGCGCCTCATCGCGGCCGATCCCCTGCTGGCCGCGCGCACGGTGGCGATCGCCAATTCCGTCGCCTACAACCGTTCCGGCACCGAAATCTCCAGCGTACGTTCGGCCGTCCAGCGCCTGGGCGTGCGCACCCTGCAAACCCTGGTCGCCGCCCTGCTCGTGCGCCAGATCGGCAGCCGCATCGAAGATTCCTCCCTGCGCGCCCGCGCCGGGCAGCTGTGGGAGCACACGGCCCATACGGCCGCCCTGGCCCAGGTGATTGCGCGCCGCGTCACCCATGTCGATCCCGATACCGCCATGTTCGCGGGCGTGGTGCATGAGGTGGGCGGCTTCTACCTGCTCTCGCGCGCCGAGGAATTCCCCGGCGTGGCGGACGGCGAGCCGGAAGAGTGGGTCATGCACGGCGAAGTGGAGATCGGCCGCCTGGTGCTGGAGCGCCTGATGGTGCCCGAATCGGTACGGCGCGCCGTGGAGGCCATGTGGACCGGCCTGCGCGCCCTGCCGCCCGAAACGCTGGGCGATACCCTGCTGCTGGCGGACGACCTCGCGCCCGTGGCCTCGCCCCTGCATACGCGCTCCGGCGCCACTTCTCCCCTGGCCGCCCGCACCATCGATTTCGTGGTGGGCGACGGCACCCTGCACGAGATCCTCGCCGAGTCGCGCAGCGACGTGCAGTCCCTGTATGCGGTGCTGATGCTTTAA
- a CDS encoding alpha/beta hydrolase — MPILRFLAGLALACSAAAAIAQGSIALEGAPYVLDGTEVRTIRAKALQREYQVFVSLPASYEKSGRSYPVVFVTDANYAFPLTRAIAARAGNHGRQIEEFILVGLSYARGDTPTYSRRRDYTPTPTADKTVTSDMPGREPKYGESEGYRRFIIDEVLPFIAQRYRADMARKTLMTHSYGSLLALDILFNEPGAFENYVLGSPSLWFNNKVMFERERAYAAKNRDLRANVYFAVGGYETLRPGPRYNKDDDMVRDMRAFMRSLRSRNYPGLRMEGEVIRDEDHLTVAPIIITHGLRWALPGKDIR, encoded by the coding sequence ATGCCGATTCTCCGTTTTCTTGCAGGCCTCGCGCTTGCGTGTTCCGCCGCTGCTGCCATCGCCCAGGGCAGCATTGCCCTCGAAGGCGCGCCTTATGTGCTGGACGGGACGGAGGTGCGCACCATCCGCGCCAAGGCCCTGCAGCGCGAATACCAGGTCTTCGTGAGCCTGCCGGCTTCCTACGAGAAGAGCGGCCGCAGCTATCCGGTGGTTTTCGTCACGGACGCCAACTACGCATTTCCGCTCACCCGCGCCATCGCGGCGCGTGCGGGCAACCACGGGCGCCAGATCGAGGAGTTCATCCTGGTCGGCCTGTCCTATGCGCGCGGCGATACCCCGACCTACAGCCGCCGCCGCGACTACACGCCCACGCCCACAGCGGACAAGACCGTGACCTCCGACATGCCGGGCCGCGAACCGAAGTACGGCGAGTCGGAAGGCTACCGCCGCTTCATCATCGACGAGGTGCTGCCCTTCATCGCCCAGCGCTACCGCGCGGACATGGCGCGCAAGACGCTGATGACCCATTCCTACGGCTCCCTGCTGGCGCTGGACATCCTGTTCAACGAGCCGGGCGCCTTCGAGAACTATGTGCTCGGCAGCCCTTCCCTCTGGTTCAACAACAAGGTGATGTTCGAGCGCGAGCGCGCCTATGCGGCGAAGAACCGGGACCTGCGCGCCAACGTGTATTTTGCGGTGGGCGGCTACGAGACCCTGCGCCCGGGCCCGCGCTACAACAAGGACGACGACATGGTGCGCGACATGCGCGCCTTCATGCGCAGCCTGCGCTCGCGGAACTACCCGGGCCTGCGCATGGAGGGAGAGGTGATCCGCGACGAGGACCACCTCACGGTGGCCCCCATCATCATCACCCACGGCCTGCGCTGGGCGCTGCCGGGCAAGGATATCAGGTAA